CTAAACACAAAacactctccagttttctcgtaaaacgcgccctaatctatacaaggCAAAgtaagactcaatacaagacgaagtcgacagatgtagtgcaacAACATTTTTGTTCTCTAATATTAATTTCACATGAGCATTGCATCCAACTCTTTTTGAACCTCTATTACGTCTAACAATCTTTTTACTATTTTCAtcaactgaaccagaatctaTTGCTTTGCTAACATGAAATCCTTCTTTTGAGCAGAcaatatatcttattttcacTAAACCACCATTTTTCCaagaagggtttttttttttttttttttgaggaaaAACCTGCAGCAAGTGCATATCTCTGATAAAACGCAAAAGCCTCATCAAATGATTTAAAAAACATTCCAACAGAAGGTCTAATGGATCCACTGACTTTAGGTTTGTAAAACTTTCTTCCACTGTTTAAGCATACACGTTCCTCCCATTTGGAATTGTGATCTGAAACAATTAACAAATAACTGTAAAATGCAATACCTCTTATATAATCATGTTTTTAGTGTTAAATCTCAAAATATGTTATCCAAAATTGAAAAAATACAAACCTTTAAAGTTTGTATATCAACTAATGTGGTTAAAAGCATAAAACGCAATACGTTCAGTAAAACGCAACAAATGATGAACAAACAAAACAATGTATAAAACGAACAAAACTGTTAAATTGTACAACAATGACAGTTATGTGCTTTATATTAGAATAATATAGAATTTAAAGTTTGTATGCATATAATGTGAATAAAATCATAAAACGCAACTCTTCACTAAAACGCAATAACTGATGAACAAACAAACGAACAAATTATGTTAaattatacaacaataacaattaaACTTATGGaaaatcaaataataataaaagaaagaTGAATTATAAAACGTAAAAGATTGAATTTCGGCAAAATATCAAAAAATTACTCAAAATTGAAGCTAAACTTACCAACAGAGTCTGCAGAAGACATTGACTTTGTCGAATTGACGAACGAAACAAGATTATTGCTTAAAAAAAGGTGAATTTGCAATCGATTGCGATTTAGGGTTATACAATCTCAATTCTGTTATGAACTAAGAGAAGAGGTAACAAAATCTAGTATAGTCTTAGAAAGAAGATATGATAATGTAAAATGACGAAAAAGCCCACGCGTCCAAAATTTTAAAATAACAGATGAACGGCTAAGATTGCTTCCTATACTTCCTAGCGAAAATAAACATCCTATTTGATCCCCACCCTGCATCATTAATCTTCAACGTTTAATAATTACTCAATTGATCCTAGTGGTTGTAAACTTATTACATAGGTTTTCCATATGGTTGAATTTTCATAACATTCATGGTCCATATCAGCTAACGTCATTAAACTTTTCAGTTAAATCATGTAAAATGACCGAACTACCACAATATCAAAAAACAGaaattaacaaataaaataaataaaaacaaaaaaacttaattatatataatattaacaAATTAGTTGGAAATTAGTTTGGCCAGCTCCATCACATATGTCATTTTGACGGATTTTTATATTATGCAACttttattacacatgtgtaattttcagcatatgttttttttataattttcacaaaGATTAGATACATATTAGAAATTTGAGCAAAACAAAAAACGTTACATAGTTGTCTCACCAACACTCAAAACTCCCAGgtgtaggcctgtaaacgaactaAACGTTcttgaacttgttcggcgggaagttcgtttgtgttcgtttatttaataaacgaacaaacataaacaaaaattttattcgtttaattaaatgaacgaaaatgaacacaccttgtgtttgttcattaatgttcatgaacgttcgtttacattcgttcatttatgttcgtgaacgtttgtttatgttcgtttaaattttagcGAATACataaataattttatttatatgaatattaggttttctaactatttatataaatataactactaGTTATTGAGTTTtctagtaaaaaaaatgaaatttaaaaatttttcttAGATCTTAACTGATCACttacttaatatttatataaaaccCTACTTAATTTAGCATCTatctatgaaccctaatttagatCTGATTCCAAATAAActgtaatatattagacttgtttgtttgttttcacTAATTTCaaattgtgtttgtttatatttgttcaGATACGTtaatttgtgttcgtttatgttcgtgaaccgttcgtttaggctttaaacgaacgaacataaacgaacacgaacaaacccgatttcttaatgaacaaacacgaacaaaaatgtgttcgattacaTGTTCGttttcgtgttcgtgttcggttaaagttaaatgaacaaatACGAAGATGCCTATGTTCGTGTCCGTTCGATTCATTTACAGGCCTACCGAGGTGTTCTCAATTTTATTTTGTAAACTATCAAATTTCATCAGGCCGGTTTCAAAATTTCATAGAGTTGATGTCAAAATTTATGAGAGTCGCTCTCAATAGAATCAAATATATAATAACAAATAAAACCGCGGGGCCAACACCAATCTGCTGGGCCTAGGTCCCCTCCACACCTCCCTACCAGGCTACCACTACAAGAATTCGGGTCCACTGGCATCCGCACATAAGACCATGTGTGCGAATTACATTTTACGGATATAGATTACTAGTATGAGTAAACACAATTGACTAAAAGAACATCTAAAAATCGATCAAACACACGATAAGAAACAAATTCAGCAGAACTGACTTAAAACAAATGGTCTAGCAAACACTTTATTCATTTGACTTAAAACTTAACCTGCCCATTACTTTCAAATGTACCAAAGAGTCCTGATACAGAAAAAAACCCGGTTCCGGATCCGACCCAGCGTACCCGAACCGGAACCACCAGAACCAGCTGCAGTTCCAACCCGGTAGCAAGAAGAACCGGTCCTGACTACTGTACCCGAAAGTTCCTACCCAATTccccatttaaaaaaaaatattggttCCTATCCAGTTCTTACCCGACCTGAAAATAGCGGTTACTACCCGGTTGGGCCCGCTGACCCAGAAACCAACTCGGTAAAAACCGGTTTGGGTCCAACCCGACAATGCAGTTTAGTACAGGTTTGAGATTTTTGTGTTGAGAATGAAACCCAAACCAGTTTGAGCCCGCCTAAAAACTgattaaaaaaaaccggtttaaaCGCTAAAACCAAGTTTGAACCCGATCCAAATCGATTTGGGTTTTCAACCCTAAAACTGGTTTGACACCAAACTAAAAACCGGTTCAGTTTGGGTCCAAAACGGTATTTGTACACCTCTACCAAAGGCCAATTCCCATGTGCATTTGTTTCAAGACACTTCATCAAAGCTTAAAAGATCAATCGGAAGCAATCTTATCAAATTGGCTACTGAATAGAAGACGCATTTTATAGACCATAACCATTACTTGTGTTGTCTGTTGGGGCAAAGCACATGACGCATTTTGTAGACCAAACCAAAAACCGGTTCAGTTTAGAGAACTTATACAACGATGTGTTGTCTGTTGGGGCAAAGCACATGACGCAAACACACTTTTTCCCAGCAGCATGTAACTAGATTGTTGAACGGCTATCAAACGAAAACACTCGTGTCTCAAACAAAATAGATCGAGACATCTATGGCCAAGAATTTTCGAAACTAGAATACGCTAAGTCAATAGAAGGAGATTGTGTACACCACTTTTCTGCGGTGTTTTCGCTCAAATGCAGATATAAGGTCATCGATCACATCCTCCCAACCATTAGTTTCTTCAAGCTGCACATTTGAACAAACACCGTTAAAGTAATTATTACTATAAAAAACTTTAAATGCGGGTCAAACACGCCATCGCAGGGTGGTCAGATCGCCACGTCAGCGTATTTGTctcctttaaaaaaaattagataaCTGAATTAGGAGGTTGAAAGCATTAAACACATGGGCGAGTTTCAGCTCGTTTAACCCGCTCAACACGTAGGTGAGTTGTCACATTTGACAGATTTGCCGCTTAAAGTTAAATTAATATGAAACAGAATTCAAAAACAGGAGACGGTGCAGACCTCTTGACACAATGTTAAAGTTTGGCGAGCGCCAATTGCAGCCTCCTCATGGTTATCTTTTACTTCTAAGTTTATCACCAGCACAGGTTTCAGAAGAACATGATCACGAGTATGAAGATCTGCACAGAGTTATCAACAGTAAATTAAGCTTCAGAAACAACATTATCAATTGTGGGCGTCTTTCAACCTGTTTGACACATTTCGCGCAACCCAAATCCACCCATTTATAACTAAATGAATAAACGTTGCTACCTCTACCAGTTAGCCCAAACCAGAAGGTCACTCAAGCATGTTAGTATATTTGCTACTTGTGGCCCGGCGTTTTGTGGTCTGGCCTCATGGTCCAAACTGTAGCAGTACGTGGTGTTACCCCTACACTCTACCAATTAATATGTTTTCTGGGACACTATTGAGTCCATATTAAAAATTTACTCTCACATTCCCCGCCTTCCACATGTGAAGGATTTCAGTTAGCAGCTAACGGTTGAAttatgtgtttagtgttaatcAACTTGTTTCAACTTATGTTAATCAATTAACTTTTCAGAAACAGTATTATCAATTGTGGGTGTCTTTGACCCGGTTGACCCAATTCACGCACCCAAATCGAGccatcttggtttaaaaaagtgtGAGGTGCTCCGAGGCGTCTTGGTCCCAAAAGCCGAGGTGTGCGTCTACGTACAACCAAATAAGCTTTATTTACAGCCAGGAGCTGCATATTTCTCATCAGTTTAACATATAAACCTATCTATCGAGTAAACCTTTTATAATCTCTTCATCCCTTAGATTGCTTTTACAAATAAACTTCCTACAGACCTAACTTTCACCAATTTTGAACTAGAACTACATGAGGCTCATCTTTTTCCCCTAGATTCGTTTTCCTAAGCACCTCGCGTCTCAGGCACGCCTTTAAAAACAAGCGACCCAAATGGATAAGGGTTGCTTGTTTGCTACCACTACCAATTTGCATCATGTTTTCTGGGCTACTATTAGATCCTCACTAAGAATTCACTATCACATTTCGTGCATTCCACATGTGACACATTTTAGTTAGCAACTAATCGTTCATTTATGTGTTTAGGATTAACAAACTTTTCTCAACTTATGTTCATAAattaactgttttttttttttttcggaaAATGTCTTTCCAGCCCTTTGTATCAATACAACTTAAAGGCTAAAGCTGGTCATTTGGAAAGTAACCATATCAAAATAACATAGtataaaattaaatttttaaATACAGTTATATATTAAATTGCTTTGGGAATATTAAGCGCATGATTATACACTAAACCATAGGCACCTATCTATAATAACTCATGCAAAAAAATCAAATGGTGACATGAAAGTTCATTAACTCTTTTAATGATTACTTGCAATTTGCAAAATATCACACTCCCATGAATCATGCTTCAAGAATTAAGAGCATCGTACATTATGAATTAAAGACTTGTCTTTTGAGGAAATACGATATTAGAGGGTGATATATGTAATCCCTTCAAACCTATATACAAATACAAGAACCACAAATTTGTGTAATCATATCATGCGAGCCATAAAGATATAAAGGTAGACACACTAACCTTCAACAACCATATCAAATACTTTTTCCTCAAATGTGAACACAACATCAAAGTGTCCATCCGGTCCATTTTCTTGCCAGCGCTGAGGTGCAGTTTTTACCGCCAAGTTCCTCTTCAGCATTGGGAGGATACCATTACGCTTATAGCTATGCAATAGTCAAGAATAGCAATCTTCGTTTCGAGATGACAGATTATCGAAATTAAACAATATAATTCTTAACTACATAACTCAATCTGGTATTCAAGGATACAGTTCAGGATCTTTACGCCTAAGTTCATCAAACATCTGCTTGTAAGGGGTGCCAAACTCGTACACATTCGGTTCTCTTAACGAAGGACCAGGGAGTTTAACATGGGTCCCTGTTCCATACGAACAAACATCAAAACCTTCCCTCTTTAGCAGAAAGTGAGCCTCCATGCTTCGGTTCTGATTTGAGGAGCATACCATAGCATATCTCAGTCTCATTGTACACGATTTTTCTGTTCAACACTGCAGAAGAATTTTCATATAGTTAAAATCAAGATTATTTTTGTTAATAACTTAATACCATAGATTAACAAAGATTGATATTCTTAATGAGATTGCACATCAAAACATCCGCAATAGATTTGCAGCACTTCCCTTTATTAATCATCACTTCGGCAAAGAAgtattttttaattttggtaTGTATTTGTAAAGTAATATCATCCGTATCCGTATCTATATATTCATGCatttcttcttcaaaatcaaacCAAAAGAACATTAATAAAAAGAGGATTACAAACCACCATTACCAAAAGAGGGGTGTAAATGATCCCAAACAGCTTGTGAGCTATTCGAGATCGCCTTGCTAAAGGCTCGATTCGAGCCTAGCTTAAATGAGCTCAAGCCTAAAAGTAAGCATGTGTAGTGAAATTTGGTTCCAAACCCTAAACCGGTTCAAGTAGGTCAATGAAAAGTGAAAACCAATTTTGGTTTGAAACCGGTTCGGATTATGTTGGTTTGTAAACTGGTTTTAACCAGTTTTGAGCAGATTTTTACAGGTTCAGTTCGGGTTCAAACTAGTTACAAAGTAGAGTATTATAAAAAGGTCCCAAACCTATGATTTCCATCCGGCTCAAACAGGTTCCTTTGCTTCTCGGTTACAAACCGGTTTCAGTTCGGGTTGAAATTTGGTTTCAGTTCACGAACGATTACAAACCGGTCTCAAACCTACGATTCCTATCCGGCTAAAACCAG
Above is a window of Helianthus annuus cultivar XRQ/B chromosome 14, HanXRQr2.0-SUNRISE, whole genome shotgun sequence DNA encoding:
- the LOC110908239 gene encoding RNA polymerase II subunit A C-terminal domain phosphatase SSU72 — translated: MRLRYAMVCSSNQNRSMEAHFLLKREGFDVCSYGTGTHVKLPGPSLREPNVYEFGTPYKQMFDELRRKDPELYKRNGILPMLKRNLAVKTAPQRWQENGPDGHFDVVFTFEEKVFDMVVEDLHTRDHVLLKPVLVINLEVKDNHEEAAIGARQTLTLCQELEETNGWEDVIDDLISAFERKHRRKVVYTISFY